In the genome of Candidatus Rokuibacteriota bacterium, the window CAAAGGGCAGTGGAGCCTCATGAGCGACGCGACGGCCGACCTGCGGAGGCACCCACGGTCGAGGGTCTCCTGGCCTGTCACCGTGGAGACCGGCGGCCAGTCCTTCGAGCGGCACACGGTCAACCTGAGCCCCATCGGCGCCAAGGTGCAGCTCGAGGCGCGGCTGCCGGTCGGGACGCCGGCGACGCTCCGCTTCCGCCCCCCTCACGGCCGGCCGCTGGAGGTGGAGGCCATCGTCTGGCGCTCGGACTCCGATGGGCCGGCGTTCTTCTTCGTGGGCGTCGGCGGCGAGGCCGTGGCTCTCCCGAGGTAGCGGCGGCGTCACGGGCCCCACGCCCGACGGGCTCGTCAATCCCAAGGAGACCCCCATGGGTGCGGAAGCGCGAATCAAGGAGCTCGGCATCACGCTGCCCCAGCCGGCCAAGCCGGTGGGCAACTACATCCCGGGAGTACGCGTGGGCAACCTCCTCTTCCTGTCCGGGCATGGGCCCGTGCGGGTGGACGGTCAGCCGACCGCGCGCGGCAAGGTCGGGCGTGACCTCTCCATCGAGGAGGCCTACAAGGTCGCCCGGGAGGTGGGCATCAACCTGCTCGGCTCGGCGCGCGCCGTGCTCGGCAGCCTGGACAGGGTGAAGCGCATCGTGAAGGTCCTGGGCATGGTGAACTCCGCCGACGGCTTCGGGGAGCAACCGAAGGTCATCAACGGCTTCTCCGACCTGATGGTGGAGATCTTCGGGGAGAGCGGACGTCACGCGCGCTCGGCGGTGGGGATGGCCGAGCTGCCCATGGGGATCCCCGTCGAGATCGAGATGATCCTGGAGGTCGAGTAAGCCCGCCTCCCTGGCCGGGGGTGGGCTATCGCTGGAGCAGGGCGGGCAGGGTCGTGAAGGCCTCGGCCATGCGCGGGCCGAACCACGACGCGAGCCGCCCGTCCACCAGGCGGACACGCCCGTTCCGAACGGCGGGCATGTCCCGGTAGGGCGTGAAGTCCGCCGCGTGCGCCTCCCGGAAGCGATACGGCTCGTCCGGCAGCAGGATGACCTCGGGCCCCGCCGTGGCCACCGCGTCCAGCGTCACCTCCGGGTACCGCAGCTCGCAATCCGCGAAGACGTTCTCCCCGCCGCAGGCCGCCAGGACATCGTGGACATAAGTGTCCCGGTTGATCGTCATGTACGGGTGGCGCCAGATCGGATAGAACACGCGCGTGGGGCGCCCTCGGCCCCGCGCGCGCGCCGTCACTTCCGCCAGGCGCCGCGCGAGGTCGTCGGCCAGCGCGGCACCTCGCTCGGCCGCACCCGTCACCTCCCCCAGCTCCCGCACGAGCTGGATGCCGCCGGCCACGGTCCGCGGGTAGCTGACGTGGACGGCCATCCCCCAGCCGCGGAGCGTCTCGACGTGCTCGCGGTGGTTCTCCTCGATGTTGGCCAGGATGAGATCGGGGCGGAGCGCGCGGACCAGCTCCAGCCGGGGAGTCTTGGTGCCGCCGACGCGCACCGTGTTCAGCACCCCCGCGGGGGGCTCCGTGCAGAAGGTGGTGCAGCCGACCACCGCGGGGCCGACGCCCAGGCTGAAGAGAAGCTCGGTGACGCTCGGGACCAGGGAGACGATCCGCCGCGGCGGCCCGGGGAGGGCCAGGGCGACGCCCGAGGCGTCGACGAAGGGGCCCCGCCTCACGACAGCTTCGCGGCGCGCTCCGAGAGGCGTTCCACCAGCGCGATGATGTCCCGCATGCGGGCGCGCAGCTCGAACTCCGCCTTCTTCGCCCCGTCGGCGCCGCCGGCCGCCACCGCGTCCTCCAGGTTGGTCACGGCGACTCCGAATGCCTTGAGCAGGTGGCGCGTGCTCTCCTCGCCCATCGCACACTCCCGTGAGGGGGTTCCCTGAGGCGGACCGGCCGCCGCAGCCGGTGACCCGCGCGTGGACCACCACGCAGCGTCAGGATACCATGGGGGCGTGAAGAACGCGGAGATCGCGGGCCTGTTCGGCGAGATTGCGCAGCTCCTGGAGATCAAGGGCGAGAACGTCTTCCGCGTCCGCGCCTACGAGCGCGCCGTCCAGAGCCTCGAGAGCCTCGCCGAGGACGTGGCGCGCGTCGCCGCGCGCGGCGAGCTCTCGTCCATCCCCGGCATCGGCAAGGGCCTCGCGGCCCACATCGCGGAGTACCTCGCGACCGGACGCATCGCGGAGCTGGAGGCACTGCGCGCGGAGCTGCCCCGCGGGCTGCTCGAGGTCCTGGCGGTGCGCGGCGTCGGCCCCAGGACCGCCAGGCTCCTCCACGAGCAGCTCGGCGTGGACAGCGTGGAGAAACTCGAACAGGCGGCCGTCTCCGGCGAGATCCTGCGCGTGCCGGGCATCCGTGCCAAGACCCGCGCAAACATCCTGGCCGGCCTCCGCACGCTCCGCGCGGGGCAGGAGCGCCTCCCGCTGGGCCTGGCGCTGGCCCGCGCGGAGGAGATCGTCGAGGCGCTCCGAGGCACGGGCGAGGTGACCGCCATCGAAGTGGCCGGCTCCGCCCGCCGCCGGCGCGACACGGTGGGGGACCTCGACATCCTGGTCGCCTGCCGCCACCCCGAGCGCGTGATCGAGCGCTTCGTCGGCCTGTCCGCGGTGACGACGGTGCTCGCCCGCGGGGAGACCAAGGCCTCCGTCGAGTTCAAGGCGGACGACCGCGCCGCGTCCATCCACGTGGACCTGCGCGTGATCGCCCCCGACACCTACGGCGCCGCGCTGCAGTACTTCACGGGCTCCAAGGACCACAACGTGCGCCTCCGGGAGCTGGCGCAGAGGAAGGGACTCAAGATCTCGGAGTACGGGGTCTTCAGCGAGCGCACGGGCGCGCGGGTGGCCGGCGCCACGGAGGCGGAAGTCTACGCGGCCGTGGGTCTGCCGTGGATCCCGCCGGAGCTGCGCGAGAACTCGGGCGAGATCGAGGCGGCGCTGGGCGGGGGGCTGCCCGATCTCGTCGCCGCGGAGCACATTCGCGGCGACCTGCACGCCCACACGGACTGGTCCGACGGGCGCCAGCCGCTGGAGCGGCTGGTCGCCGAGGCCGAGGCGCGCGGGTACGAGTACATCATCGTCTCCGACCATTCCCGCTCGTCCACCGTGGCGGGCGGGCTCCGGCCCGAGGAGCTGCGCGAGCAGCTCCGGCGCATCCGCGCGCTGCAGCCCCGGCACCGCATCCGCATCCTGGCCGGCAGCGAGTGCGACATCCTCGCCGACGGGCGCATGGACTTTCCCGACGATCTCCTCGCCGAGCTGGACGTGGTGCTGGCGGCCGTCCACTCGCGCTTCAAGCAGCCCCGTGCCGAGATGACGGCGCGCATCGTCCGGGCGCTGGCCCATCCGTGCGTGGACATCCTCGTCCACCCCACGGGGCGGCTCCTCGGCGAGCGCGACCCCTACGACGTGGACCTGGAGCAGGTCTTCGCCGCCGCCCGCGAGCACGACAAGGCGATGGAGATCAACGCCTCCTGGCAGCGGCTGGACCTCAAGGACACCCACGCCCGGCGCGCGGCGGAGCTGGGGGTGCGGATCGCCATCAGCACCGACACCCACGACCTGTCGCAGCTCGAGGGCCTGGCGCTCGGCATCGCCACGGCGCGCCGCGCCTGGATCACGCCTGCGCAGGTGGTCAACGCGCTGCCGGTCAAGCGCCTGCTGGCCTGGGCGCGGGGGCACCGGCGGTAACCTCCTCGCGCCCGGCGGGCGCGTGTTTGCCCCGTCCGGAGGCGAGGTGTAGACTCGACGACCATGAGCGCTGCGCTGAGCTTCGCCCTCGCCGGCCTGCTCCTCCTCGCTCCCCTCGCCGTGTGCGCCCAGGACAGGCCCATCCAGCCCGTGGAGCCGGCTCCGGCGGCCCCTGCCGCCACCGCATCGTCTGGCCCGGCCATCGCGAAGGGGTCGAGCGTCGGGCTCGAGTACACGCTCACGGACGAGGCCGGGGCCGTGATCGACTCCAACAGGGGCCGGGCTCCGCTGCGCTACACTCACGGCGCTCGGCAGCTCATCCCGGGGCTCGAGCGGGAGCTGGTGGGGCTGCACGCGGGTGACGAGAAGAAGGTCGTGGTGAAGCCCGAGGACGCCTATGGCGCCGTGAACCCGGCGGCGCAGACCGAGGTGCCCAAGACCGCCATCCCGGAGGCCGCGCGCAAGGTCGGTGCCCGGCTCCTGGCCCGCAACCATGCCGGTGAGGCCCGGCCGGTGGTGGTCAAGGAGATCCGGCAGGAGACGATCCTCCTGGACCTCAACCACCCCCTCGCCGGCAAGACACTCTTCTTCGACGTGAAGGTGCTCGACGTCGCCGCGCCGGCGGCACACCCACCGCAGAAGGACGCCCCGCCGGCGCCGTCCGAGAAGTAGCCGGCGCCGTGGCCGCCGCCGCGGGAACTGCCGCCGGGCTGTCGCGCGACGCGGGGCCCGTGAGACCCGACGAGGGGATCTCGCCGAGCGCTCGGGCCTCTAGGCCAGGCCGCGCAGGGCGTCCACGAAGTCGCGCGAGAGGGTTCCCGAGTAGACTTCCTCGACGGGCCCCTGCAGCCGGATCGACCAGTCGGGTCGCACGTCCACTGACAGCGCGCCCCCTGGCATGCGCACCGTGACGAGGCCGTGGTCGCAGAGGCCGTTTCTCACCGCGGCGCAGGCCACGGCGCTCGACGAGGAGCCCGAGGCCAGCGTCCACCCGGCGCCCCGCTCCCAGATGAGGATCTCCACCTCGGCGCGCGAGGCCACGCGGGCGAACTGCACGTTCGTCCGGTTCGGGAAGGCGGGATGGGTCTCGATGAGCGGGCCGAGGCGGCGCGTCTCCGCCTCGTCGAGGCGGTCGGTGAAGACCACGCAGTGCGGGTTGCCCACCGACACCGCGGTGACGCTGAGCGTCCGGTCGGCTACCTGGAGCGGCTCGCGCACCACCTCCCGTCGCGGCCCGCTCATGGGGATTTCCGGGGCGACGAAGGTGCAATGCCCCATCTCGACGGTCACCTCGTTGACCCGCCCGCCCGCCACGTGGCACCGGCACTCGACGCGGCCGCCCTTCGTGTCCACGGTGAAGACCGACCGGCCGGCGCGCCCATGCTCGTGGAGGAACTTGGCGAAGATGCGAAGGCCGTTGCCCGACTTCTCGGCCTCGCTGCCGTCGGGGTTGAAGATCCGCAGCCCGAAGTCCGCGCCGGCCCAAGCGGGAACGAGGAGGAGAATCCCGTCCGAGCCCACGCCCCAGTTCCGGTCGCAGATGCGCGCCACCTGCCGCGGCGTGGGCGGGGCCGGCAGGTCTGCTGAGTCCATGACAATGTAGTCGTTGCCCAGCCCGTGCCCCTTGACGAATGGGATCATGGTCGGCGCGGCTCCTGCGTGGCGGGGGCGCTCCCGGGAGAGACGCCCGGCACCCGTGAGTGGGCGTGAAGGGGACGATCCGCGGTCAGGCTCATCCTCTCGGCCTCCCGGCGGGCGAGAGGAAGTCTGCGATGCGCTCGGGCACGCGGCGCACGTCGGTGGGGAGGCGGTGGCGCCACTTGCGGGCGAAGCGCGCCAGGGCCTCGCGCCGCTCGGACAGGTCGCGGTCTGGCGGGCGCGGCGCCTCGGCGCCGGTGCGGGTGCCGCCCCCACGGTGGACGAAGGGCGCCCGGACGACGACGCAGCGGTGGCCGGCCTCGCGCACCGCGAAGGAGAGGTCCCGATCGTAGCCGTGGAAGAAGCCGTAGCCCTCGTCGAAGCCTCCAACGGCAGCGAGTAGCGGGCGCGCGATGAAGAGGCAGACACCGTCCACGGCCGCGACCTCGGTCACCGGCGCACGGAGATTCCCGGTCCCCTCGAGGCTCGAGACGATGGTGCGGCCCACGTAGCGTCCGTCCCGCCTGAGGCGACGGGCGCCGTAGAGGCCCGCCAGCCCGGCCGCGGACTGCCCGTCCACCGCGGTCCGGAGCCGGTCGAGCCAGCGCGGATCTCGCATCTCGGTGTCGTTGTGGAGGAAGCAGAGGTGGTCCGACTCGGAGAGTTGCGCGCCCTGGTTGAGGGCCCGGATCAGCCCGACGTTCTCGGCGTTCCGGCGGTAGCGGAGTGGCCGGCCGGCCGGCCACTCGCGGAAGTACGCCTCCGTGCCATCGGTCGAGCCGTTGTCCACCACGCAGAGGTCGAAGGGGAGCGTCGTCGTCACGAGGCTGTCGAGGCAGGCCCTCGTCAGCGGCAACTGGTTATGGACCACCAGGACGACGCTGATCGTCATCTCCGGGTGTGGCGCGGCACGGCAGGAGCGGCGTCAGCGCTGGGCGAGGGGGATGTAGGGGGCGTCGAGGGCTCCCGTGTACTCGGCGCGAGGACGGATCAGGCGGTTGTTGCCGTGCTGCTCGAGCACATGCGCGGCCCAGCCGGCGACGCGGCTGAGCGCGAAGATCGGCGTGAACTGGTCCGTCGGGATCCCCATGGACGCGTAGGCGGCCCCCGAGAACAGGTCCACGTTGGGGAAGATCTGCTTCTCCGCCGACACGACGCGCGCGATGGTCTCCAGGATCTCGACGTTCGCGGTGCTTCCGGTCTGCCGCCCAAGCTCCACCGCCAGGCGGTGGAGATGCTTGGCCCGTGGGTCCTCGACGCGGTAGACGCGGTGGCCGAAGCCGCTGATGCGCGCCTTCTCGGCCAGCGCCTTGCGGATCCAGCCCTCGGCCTTCGCCGGGTCCTTCACCTGCTGCACCATGCGCATCACCTGCTCGTTGGCGCCGCCGTGGAGCGGCCCCTTGAGGGCGCCGATTCCCGACACCACCGCCGAGTGGATGTCCGACAGCGTGGCGGCCGTCACGCGGGCAGCGAAGGTCGAGGCGTTGAACTCGTGATCCGCGTGGAGGATGAGCGCGACGTCGAGGGTCCTGGTGGCCAGCTCCGAGGGCGTCTTGCCCGACATCATGTAGAGGAAGTTCCCCGCCAGCGACAGCCGCGGGGTCGGCGCCACGACAGGCTTGCCTCGGCGGATGCCCTCCCAGGCGGCCACGAGGGTCGGCATCTGCGCCGTGAGCCGGGTCGCCTTCCGGAGCGTGGCCTCGCGGGAATTATCCCCCGCGTCGGGATCGAAGGACGACAGCGCCGAGACCCCGGTGCGGAGCACCTCCATGGGCGTCGTCCTCCGCGGCAGCTGTCGGAGGATGGCGAGGAGCTTCGGGGAGAGCTTGCGGTTGGCGGTGGCGGCCAGCGCCTTCCGGTGGGCATCCAGCTCCTGTCGCGAGGGCAGCCGGCCATGCCAGAGGAGATGGACCACCTCCTCGAAGGTCGAGTGCGCGACGAGATCGTCGACGTCGAAGCCGCGGTACACGAGCCGGCCCTGCTTCCCGTCGATGAAGCAGATCTCGGAGGTGGACACGACGACGTCTTCGAGACCGGCCTTCTGGGGAGCTCCCGCAGCGTCCGTCATCGCCTCAGTGGCACTCCCTTGGCGGTATGGGGCAGAGTCAAAACGCCTCCTTGTACCATACGGGTGGAGGCACTTCAAGGCTTGTCGGCGCCCGGCCGGCGGCCTAGGATCTTCCCCGTGCTCCCGAGGGTCATCGACTTCTACGATCGGCATCCCATCAGCCTGTCGCAGGTGCTGGAGGCGCTCCGCCGTCAGGGCAAGGACATGCGCGCGCTGGCTCCCGAGGATCTCTACGAGTGGGACCAGGACCACTACGGCGGGCTCGAGGCCGTGGAAGCCCTCGCGCGGCGCGCCGGGGTCGGGGCCGACTCCCGAGTGCTCGACGTCTGCGCGGGGCTCGGCGGCCCGGCGCGCTTCCTGGCCCGGCGCTTCGGGGCGCGCGTCACGGCGCTGGACCTGAACGCCGGCCGCAGCCAGGGCAACGTCAGGCTGTCGCGGCTGGTGGGGCTCCAGGGTCTGGTCCGGAGCGTGCGCGGGGATGCCCAGATCCTGCCCTTCCGTGCCGGCGCCTTCGACGCCGTCATCAGCCAGGAGGGACTGCTCCACGTCCCCGACAAGGGGCGCGTGCTCGCCGAGTGCGCGCGGGTGCTCGGTCCGGGCGGGCGCATCGCCTTCACCGACTGGATCGCCACGCCCAGGCTCTGGGAGGGCGAGCGCCGCCGGCTCCAGGAGTGGATGGCGGCCGTCTCCGTCGAAACCATCTCCGGCTACCGCGCTCTCCTGGGGCGCGCCGGCTTCGCCGCCATCGAGGCCGAAGATCTCTCGGCGGCGTGGATCGAGATCCTGAGGCGCCGGCTCGAGATGTACCGGAGCCTGCGTGAGGACACCGTGGCACGGCTGGGCCAGGCCCGCTACGACGAGTACAGCCAGCTCTACGCCTTCTTCGTGGGGCTCGTGGAGGCGGGCAAGCTCGGCGGCGCCCGCCTTTGGGGTCAGGTCTTGCATTCCGACATCGGCAGGGGTGCAGCCTGCCATTGGGGTGCGGATCCGGGCATTGCTCATCCTGTCCCGCGGGGATTGCGGCGGTGGAGCGGGGGCTACGTGTCGTATTTCAAGACCTGACCCCCGACACGGGGGACCAGCGCGAGCACGAGGAGCGTCGAGAGCAGGAGGCCGGCGCAGAGGGCATAGGCGGCGCGGAGCCCCGCGGTCCCCAGCAGGGCATATCCCACCAGCGGGCCCAGCGCCGCGCCGAGATCGCCGGCGGTGGCCAGTCCGCCCATCACGACGCCGCGCAGCGGAGGGGGCGCGCTGTCCCCCGTCCAGACCACGACGGCCGGGTGGAGCAGCCCCTCGCCCACCGCGACGAGCACCACCCCCGTCACGATCGGCCCCACCCCGCGCCCGGCCGCCAGGACCACGAACCCGCCCAGGCTCACGACCACGCCCACCCCCGCGACGAGCCGCCGGGCCCCCAGGCGATCGAGGACATGGCCCGCGAGCGGCGCCTCCACCATGCCGGCGAGCCGCCGCGCGGCGAGGAGGGCGCCGGTCAGCGAGGCCACGGGCACGACGAGAGCGCTGGGCTCCGCCGCGAGCTGCGTGAGATGAACACCGAGCGTGCTCATCAGGACGCCGCTGCCAGCGAACAGGCTCGTGAAGCTCACGTACGCGGGGGCAAGGAGTCGGGGATCCAGGCGACGGAGCGCGGCCAGCGTCCCGAGGCCGGCGACGCCATGGCTCGTGCTGCCGCGATCCCCGGGGCCCAGCGGGCGCAGCGCCCAGACGGCGGCGCCGAAGCCCAGGGCGGCCAGCGGCACGTACACCGCCAGGGTGCCGCGATAGCCGAGGAGATCCGTGAGCACGCCCGACAGGACGAGACCCAGGAGGGTGCCGAGCTGGAGCAGTGACTGATAGGTGCCAACCGTCCGCCCGCGGACCTCGGCCGCGGACAGGTCCAGCACGATGGCCAGACCCCCCACCGAGATCAGCGCGAAGGCGATGCCCCAGACGATGCGCCAGACAAGCAGCGGCCAGAAGCTCTCGGCGGCCAGGTACCCCGCGGTCGAGACCAGCGCCAGCCCCATGCCGAGCAGATACGGACGGCGCCGCCCAAGCCGGTCGGACAGGAGCCCGGCCAGCGAGTTGGCGACCAGGCGCACGAAGCGATTGGCGCTGAGAATGATGCCGAGGCTCGCCGCCGCGATCCCAGCCGCCCCTGGGTGCGAGGGCAGGAAGACGTAGAGCATCTGGTCGCCCAGGAGCGCCAGCGAGTAGGCCAGGGCCAGCCCCGAGGCCAGCGCATAGCGTCGGGTCGCCACCGCGGGGTCAGGCTCTGTTCATCGGGTTCCGCCTGGAGCGCAGCAGCGTCGGAGCAGGAGCTCCATGTTGTAATGCAAGACCTGACCCCTGGCTCAGCGCAGCAGCCGCTCGAGGAGCTTCCTGATCCCGCCGCGCTCGCCCGACCTGATGGCGGTGGGAATCACGCGCAGCGTGCCCGCGCTCGAGCCCGTGACCTCCGCCTTGACCTGGGTGCGCCCACTGCTGAGGGTGACGGCCATGTCCACCCAGCCGTCCAAGAGCCTGTAGGTGCCTGCGCCCGCCACCGTCATCGCGCGGCTCCGGTACAGCAGGTCCTCGGTGCTGACGACCCCGCCCGCGATCCTGTACGTGGCGGTGATGGCATCGAAGTCGAGCGGCGAGTTGCCCGGGCGGAGCTCCTTCTCCCCGGCGAACAGCGGCGTCAGGACACCGGCCAGCTCGGCGACGTCGCGCAGGACCCGCAGCGCGCCCGCGCCCACGACCTTCCCGTGTCCGATCTGGAGCCGGCCCGCCCCGCCGAGCGTCCGCCAGGGGTCGGCGGGACGCAGCAGCGCCTCGCCCGTGAGATCCAGCGGGCCCGAGACCGCATAGCTCTGGCAGAGGTAGTCCACGAGGATCGGCGACAGCTGCACACCCTTGGCGCTGATATCCCTGAGCGCGAGCGTCCTGACCAGGGCGCCGGGCACCGTCTGCAGGTCGGCCGTCACGCTCACCGAGAGACTGCCCCCGGCGACCTGCGCCCGGAGCGGCTGGCTCTCGAGCCGCGCGGGCAGGAGCGTCACGGGTACGCGGAGGTCCTGGAGCGCCAGCGTGCGCCGCGAGGGCCGCGAGCATTGCGGTCGCTGCTCGGAGAGGTTGAGGCGCTCGAAGCGGAGCTCACCCGTGGCGGCGGGCTTCGCGACTGTGCCGCCGAGCTCGAGCCGCGCCTTGATGGGCCCAGCCACCGTGGGGGACCCGAAGAGCGCGGCGGCGAGTGCCGCCACATCCCCGGCCTCGAGGTCCACGCGCGCGCGGAGCGGCGCCTCGGCGAGCGGACGGCCCGCGGCGAGCGAGAGCGTTCCCTCGGCGATCCTCAGGTGGATGGCGCCCGGCTGCCCCACGGCCCGTCCCTCCACCGCCAGCCCGTCACCCCGGCCGGTGATGGCAAGCGTGACCGCGATGTCCTCGAGACGCCACTCCCCGCCCCGGGCGCCGCGCCTCTGGTAGCGCAGCGCTCCGTTGGCAATGCGCACCTGGGACAGGAGTCCGGCGACTGCCGGGCCGCCGGCCGCAGGCCCCCCGCCGGGCTTCGGGGCGGCGCGCGGGGCCGAGGCCCCGGCGCCGAGGGTGGCGATGTTGAGCCGGCCGCCGTCCTCCAC includes:
- a CDS encoding cobalamin-binding protein, which encodes MRRGPFVDASGVALALPGPPRRIVSLVPSVTELLFSLGVGPAVVGCTTFCTEPPAGVLNTVRVGGTKTPRLELVRALRPDLILANIEENHREHVETLRGWGMAVHVSYPRTVAGGIQLVRELGEVTGAAERGAALADDLARRLAEVTARARGRGRPTRVFYPIWRHPYMTINRDTYVHDVLAACGGENVFADCELRYPEVTLDAVATAGPEVILLPDEPYRFREAHAADFTPYRDMPAVRNGRVRLVDGRLASWFGPRMAEAFTTLPALLQR
- a CDS encoding glycosyltransferase: MTISVVLVVHNQLPLTRACLDSLVTTTLPFDLCVVDNGSTDGTEAYFREWPAGRPLRYRRNAENVGLIRALNQGAQLSESDHLCFLHNDTEMRDPRWLDRLRTAVDGQSAAGLAGLYGARRLRRDGRYVGRTIVSSLEGTGNLRAPVTEVAAVDGVCLFIARPLLAAVGGFDEGYGFFHGYDRDLSFAVREAGHRCVVVRAPFVHRGGGTRTGAEAPRPPDRDLSERREALARFARKWRHRLPTDVRRVPERIADFLSPAGRPRG
- a CDS encoding methyltransferase domain-containing protein, with translation MLPRVIDFYDRHPISLSQVLEALRRQGKDMRALAPEDLYEWDQDHYGGLEAVEALARRAGVGADSRVLDVCAGLGGPARFLARRFGARVTALDLNAGRSQGNVRLSRLVGLQGLVRSVRGDAQILPFRAGAFDAVISQEGLLHVPDKGRVLAECARVLGPGGRIAFTDWIATPRLWEGERRRLQEWMAAVSVETISGYRALLGRAGFAAIEAEDLSAAWIEILRRRLEMYRSLREDTVARLGQARYDEYSQLYAFFVGLVEAGKLGGARLWGQVLHSDIGRGAACHWGADPGIAHPVPRGLRRWSGGYVSYFKT
- a CDS encoding MFS transporter; amino-acid sequence: MATRRYALASGLALAYSLALLGDQMLYVFLPSHPGAAGIAAASLGIILSANRFVRLVANSLAGLLSDRLGRRRPYLLGMGLALVSTAGYLAAESFWPLLVWRIVWGIAFALISVGGLAIVLDLSAAEVRGRTVGTYQSLLQLGTLLGLVLSGVLTDLLGYRGTLAVYVPLAALGFGAAVWALRPLGPGDRGSTSHGVAGLGTLAALRRLDPRLLAPAYVSFTSLFAGSGVLMSTLGVHLTQLAAEPSALVVPVASLTGALLAARRLAGMVEAPLAGHVLDRLGARRLVAGVGVVVSLGGFVVLAAGRGVGPIVTGVVLVAVGEGLLHPAVVVWTGDSAPPPLRGVVMGGLATAGDLGAALGPLVGYALLGTAGLRAAYALCAGLLLSTLLVLALVPRVGGQVLKYDT
- a CDS encoding citrate synthase (catalyzes the formation of citrate from acetyl-CoA and oxaloacetate); the protein is MTDAAGAPQKAGLEDVVVSTSEICFIDGKQGRLVYRGFDVDDLVAHSTFEEVVHLLWHGRLPSRQELDAHRKALAATANRKLSPKLLAILRQLPRRTTPMEVLRTGVSALSSFDPDAGDNSREATLRKATRLTAQMPTLVAAWEGIRRGKPVVAPTPRLSLAGNFLYMMSGKTPSELATRTLDVALILHADHEFNASTFAARVTAATLSDIHSAVVSGIGALKGPLHGGANEQVMRMVQQVKDPAKAEGWIRKALAEKARISGFGHRVYRVEDPRAKHLHRLAVELGRQTGSTANVEILETIARVVSAEKQIFPNVDLFSGAAYASMGIPTDQFTPIFALSRVAGWAAHVLEQHGNNRLIRPRAEYTGALDAPYIPLAQR
- a CDS encoding PilZ domain-containing protein, producing MSDATADLRRHPRSRVSWPVTVETGGQSFERHTVNLSPIGAKVQLEARLPVGTPATLRFRPPHGRPLEVEAIVWRSDSDGPAFFFVGVGGEAVALPR
- a CDS encoding RidA family protein yields the protein MGAEARIKELGITLPQPAKPVGNYIPGVRVGNLLFLSGHGPVRVDGQPTARGKVGRDLSIEEAYKVAREVGINLLGSARAVLGSLDRVKRIVKVLGMVNSADGFGEQPKVINGFSDLMVEIFGESGRHARSAVGMAELPMGIPVEIEMILEVE
- a CDS encoding AsmA family protein; the protein is MKLRWLLVAAGALLVVLAGALAALPWLVDTPKVQAYISQQASQALGRPVRFASLSIALLPRPAVRLRGLSVADDPRFGATPFLTVEEGRLAMRLRPLLSGRVELTHLTLDGLRAEIVEDGGRLNIATLGAGASAPRAAPKPGGGPAAGGPAVAGLLSQVRIANGALRYQRRGARGGEWRLEDIAVTLAITGRGDGLAVEGRAVGQPGAIHLRIAEGTLSLAAGRPLAEAPLRARVDLEAGDVAALAAALFGSPTVAGPIKARLELGGTVAKPAATGELRFERLNLSEQRPQCSRPSRRTLALQDLRVPVTLLPARLESQPLRAQVAGGSLSVSVTADLQTVPGALVRTLALRDISAKGVQLSPILVDYLCQSYAVSGPLDLTGEALLRPADPWRTLGGAGRLQIGHGKVVGAGALRVLRDVAELAGVLTPLFAGEKELRPGNSPLDFDAITATYRIAGGVVSTEDLLYRSRAMTVAGAGTYRLLDGWVDMAVTLSSGRTQVKAEVTGSSAGTLRVIPTAIRSGERGGIRKLLERLLR
- a CDS encoding peptidylprolyl isomerase, producing the protein MSAALSFALAGLLLLAPLAVCAQDRPIQPVEPAPAAPAATASSGPAIAKGSSVGLEYTLTDEAGAVIDSNRGRAPLRYTHGARQLIPGLERELVGLHAGDEKKVVVKPEDAYGAVNPAAQTEVPKTAIPEAARKVGARLLARNHAGEARPVVVKEIRQETILLDLNHPLAGKTLFFDVKVLDVAAPAAHPPQKDAPPAPSEK
- the polX gene encoding DNA polymerase/3'-5' exonuclease PolX, coding for MKNAEIAGLFGEIAQLLEIKGENVFRVRAYERAVQSLESLAEDVARVAARGELSSIPGIGKGLAAHIAEYLATGRIAELEALRAELPRGLLEVLAVRGVGPRTARLLHEQLGVDSVEKLEQAAVSGEILRVPGIRAKTRANILAGLRTLRAGQERLPLGLALARAEEIVEALRGTGEVTAIEVAGSARRRRDTVGDLDILVACRHPERVIERFVGLSAVTTVLARGETKASVEFKADDRAASIHVDLRVIAPDTYGAALQYFTGSKDHNVRLRELAQRKGLKISEYGVFSERTGARVAGATEAEVYAAVGLPWIPPELRENSGEIEAALGGGLPDLVAAEHIRGDLHAHTDWSDGRQPLERLVAEAEARGYEYIIVSDHSRSSTVAGGLRPEELREQLRRIRALQPRHRIRILAGSECDILADGRMDFPDDLLAELDVVLAAVHSRFKQPRAEMTARIVRALAHPCVDILVHPTGRLLGERDPYDVDLEQVFAAAREHDKAMEINASWQRLDLKDTHARRAAELGVRIAISTDTHDLSQLEGLALGIATARRAWITPAQVVNALPVKRLLAWARGHRR
- a CDS encoding diaminopimelate epimerase, with amino-acid sequence MIPFVKGHGLGNDYIVMDSADLPAPPTPRQVARICDRNWGVGSDGILLLVPAWAGADFGLRIFNPDGSEAEKSGNGLRIFAKFLHEHGRAGRSVFTVDTKGGRVECRCHVAGGRVNEVTVEMGHCTFVAPEIPMSGPRREVVREPLQVADRTLSVTAVSVGNPHCVVFTDRLDEAETRRLGPLIETHPAFPNRTNVQFARVASRAEVEILIWERGAGWTLASGSSSSAVACAAVRNGLCDHGLVTVRMPGGALSVDVRPDWSIRLQGPVEEVYSGTLSRDFVDALRGLA